A genomic segment from Streptomyces sp. NBC_00459 encodes:
- a CDS encoding helicase-related protein has protein sequence MDPRQELVVYLHRQLVGPVGGPEETLDAPPDRQYLMGTLYPQDADLQRQLDLAAEEPDGAGTERAAEDTAPATDPVAESNSWLPSSLGLSFYTDAGTVEIRCSGARYETRSGTSERGRSWQRIPLPAETHSLGPGRDQVTVLDARAELRVRRRAFGTGQLVTVALVNAARHEPALGKAAQWDRMLFQAELEVRPVDGRVLQYPSVRLASRDPEEQELRLQYRHVRTHAVGHGCAVAEQYDDAGNQVTALRAAVMPEAEVIGVRAAGHSDTPVLNLGHLADPDVSADQLREELWEFAAEYRAWYVGQLNADIPEWGRAAADRVLGRVAAAVARIESGVRTLCDPSRPELLGAFRTANHVMALQMRHSAPDLAGTRRSRRDAVPPEPEPAPDAAWRPFQLAFFLLALDGVADPRHRDRAVTDLIWFPTGGGKTEAYLLLAAFTMALRRHEPDGGGTAVLSRYTLSLLTTQQFQRAATTVCALETLRRADPAAHGEEPFSIGLWVGETTTPNTYEKARAAFDDVRAAARPDDVFILDRCPWCGTRILPAHKSPDISDYGVRAAADSFAFFCPREECVFHDELPVAVVDEHLYDRPPTFVLGTVDKFARLAWEPRAGRLFAAGGTQLPPSLVIQDELHLLTGPLGTTVGLHEAAVLGLCTRPDGIGPKIVASTATIRRSGEQVRALYGGGVQLFPPAGLDARHSYFAEPDTSRPGRRYLGVMAQGHTAGRAAVAVAAAMLQGAWELPEEHRDAYWTLVAYHHSLRELGRTVTAAADDIPAQLTGLESGMRTRKLTDHQVQELTSNLPRAEQPVLLDRLERRWDHPESVSFLPCTNMLSVGVDVKRLALMLMQGQPKTTAEYIQATSRVGRHAVPGLVVTFFNATRPRDRSHYETFDVYHRSLYRHVEPTSVTPWSVPSRRRALHAALVILVRHRLGLAAENQAGAILHHLPEAEALVEELSARAEACEPAVGEAVRKELSDLLADWEEAARAARKDGRELFYRSQGKGQSNLIKSFEQRYGLWETPNSMRNVDRECQVMVKGADL, from the coding sequence ATGGATCCCAGACAGGAACTCGTCGTCTACCTGCACAGACAGCTCGTCGGCCCGGTGGGAGGCCCCGAGGAGACGCTCGACGCCCCGCCGGACCGGCAATACCTGATGGGCACTCTGTATCCCCAGGACGCCGATCTGCAACGCCAGTTGGATCTGGCCGCCGAGGAACCGGACGGTGCCGGTACGGAGAGGGCGGCCGAGGACACCGCTCCCGCCACGGACCCCGTCGCGGAGTCGAACTCGTGGCTGCCCTCCTCGCTCGGCCTCAGCTTCTACACCGACGCCGGCACCGTGGAGATCCGATGTTCCGGTGCCCGCTACGAGACCCGCTCCGGTACGAGCGAACGGGGCCGGAGCTGGCAGCGCATCCCGCTGCCGGCCGAGACGCACTCTCTCGGCCCCGGCCGCGACCAGGTCACCGTCCTCGACGCGCGTGCCGAACTCCGTGTCAGGCGCCGCGCGTTCGGTACCGGACAGCTGGTGACCGTGGCTCTGGTCAACGCGGCCCGGCACGAGCCGGCCCTCGGCAAAGCCGCCCAGTGGGACCGCATGCTGTTCCAAGCGGAGCTGGAAGTACGGCCCGTCGACGGCAGGGTGCTCCAGTACCCGAGCGTGCGCCTCGCCAGCCGCGACCCGGAGGAGCAGGAACTGCGCCTGCAGTACCGGCACGTGCGCACCCACGCCGTGGGACACGGCTGCGCGGTCGCGGAACAGTACGACGATGCGGGGAACCAGGTCACGGCGCTGCGCGCGGCCGTCATGCCGGAGGCCGAGGTCATCGGTGTCCGGGCGGCGGGCCACAGCGACACGCCGGTGCTGAACCTCGGGCACCTCGCCGACCCCGACGTCTCCGCCGACCAACTTCGAGAGGAACTCTGGGAGTTCGCAGCCGAATACCGTGCGTGGTACGTGGGGCAGCTGAACGCGGACATCCCCGAGTGGGGACGAGCCGCCGCGGACCGTGTCCTGGGCCGTGTCGCCGCCGCCGTCGCCCGCATCGAGTCAGGGGTGCGCACCCTGTGCGATCCGTCCCGGCCCGAACTGCTGGGCGCCTTCCGTACCGCCAACCACGTCATGGCGCTCCAGATGCGCCATTCCGCCCCGGATCTGGCGGGGACGCGCCGGTCCCGCCGCGATGCCGTGCCCCCGGAACCGGAGCCGGCTCCAGACGCCGCCTGGCGCCCCTTCCAGCTGGCGTTCTTCCTACTCGCCCTGGACGGAGTGGCCGACCCCCGGCACCGGGACCGGGCCGTCACCGACCTCATCTGGTTCCCGACTGGCGGTGGCAAGACAGAGGCGTACCTGTTGCTCGCGGCCTTCACGATGGCGCTGCGCAGGCATGAACCCGACGGGGGCGGCACGGCGGTCCTCAGCCGCTACACCCTGAGCCTGCTCACCACCCAGCAGTTCCAGCGCGCGGCCACCACCGTGTGCGCCCTCGAAACCCTCCGCCGGGCGGACCCGGCCGCCCACGGCGAGGAGCCCTTCTCGATCGGCCTGTGGGTGGGTGAGACGACTACACCGAACACATACGAAAAGGCCCGTGCGGCCTTCGATGACGTACGCGCGGCCGCCCGGCCCGATGACGTGTTCATCCTTGACCGCTGCCCCTGGTGCGGCACCCGCATCCTGCCCGCCCACAAGTCACCCGACATCAGTGACTACGGCGTGCGTGCCGCCGCGGACTCCTTCGCATTCTTCTGCCCGCGCGAGGAGTGCGTCTTCCACGACGAGCTGCCCGTCGCCGTGGTGGACGAGCACCTGTACGACCGGCCGCCCACGTTCGTCCTGGGCACCGTCGACAAGTTCGCCCGACTGGCATGGGAGCCCCGTGCCGGACGGCTGTTCGCGGCGGGCGGTACGCAGCTGCCGCCGTCCTTGGTCATCCAGGACGAACTGCACCTGCTCACCGGTCCCCTCGGTACCACGGTCGGCCTGCACGAAGCAGCCGTGCTGGGGCTGTGTACCCGGCCCGACGGCATCGGACCCAAGATCGTGGCGTCGACGGCCACCATCCGCCGCTCAGGGGAACAGGTCCGCGCACTCTACGGCGGTGGGGTCCAGCTCTTCCCACCCGCCGGGCTCGACGCCCGCCACTCTTACTTCGCCGAACCGGACACCTCACGGCCCGGCCGCCGCTACCTCGGCGTCATGGCCCAGGGACACACGGCGGGCCGCGCCGCCGTCGCCGTGGCCGCCGCCATGCTGCAGGGTGCATGGGAGCTGCCCGAGGAACACCGGGACGCCTACTGGACACTCGTCGCCTACCACCACAGCCTCCGCGAACTCGGCCGGACCGTCACCGCTGCGGCCGATGACATTCCCGCCCAGCTCACCGGCCTCGAATCCGGCATGCGAACACGGAAGTTGACGGATCACCAGGTGCAGGAGCTGACCAGCAACCTGCCGCGTGCGGAACAACCCGTACTGCTCGACCGGCTCGAGAGGAGGTGGGACCATCCGGAGTCGGTGTCCTTCCTGCCCTGTACCAACATGCTGTCCGTCGGCGTCGACGTGAAGCGGCTGGCACTGATGCTCATGCAGGGGCAGCCCAAGACGACGGCCGAGTACATCCAGGCCACCAGCCGTGTCGGCCGCCACGCCGTACCCGGCCTCGTCGTCACGTTCTTCAACGCCACCAGGCCGCGGGACCGTTCGCACTACGAGACCTTCGACGTGTACCACCGCTCGCTGTACCGGCACGTCGAACCGACCAGCGTCACCCCGTGGTCAGTCCCCTCGCGCCGCCGCGCCCTGCACGCCGCTCTCGTCATCCTCGTCCGGCACCGCCTCGGCCTCGCCGCGGAGAACCAGGCGGGGGCGATACTGCACCACCTGCCCGAGGCGGAGGCCCTCGTGGAGGAACTGTCGGCGCGCGCCGAGGCCTGCGAACCCGCCGTGGGCGAAGCCGTGCGCAAGGAACTGTCGGACCTCCTCGCCGACTGGGAGGAAGCCGCGCGCGCAGCGCGCAAGGACGGCCGGGAGCTGTTCTACCGCAGTCAGGGCAAGGGCCAGTCCAACCTCATCAAGAGCTTCGAACAGAGATACGGCCTGTGGGAGACGCCCAACTCGATGCGCAACGTCGACCGGGAGTGCCAGGTGATGGTGAAGGGAGCCGACCTGTGA
- a CDS encoding DUF1998 domain-containing protein, with translation MSRTLRVRQSQTVLPFGVGAVFDIQGESFVATGIGDWPSRGRQQVDSPRLASRLGVTGFYAAPATANDRFDTPDAPGAPYIRFPSWLFCGACRRMTRWRIADEKPGRPPRCPSCSPGRALAPMRFVQICQAGHLSDVDWWFWAHSRQDAGERRQCGDREKLRFLVSERASGLEALSVACTGKGCGAARDLLDILGTHGMRCSGRNPWQRASEAVECEKPVQVVQRTAGNLYYPIVHSALDIPETDAPAVTDDALAARVRGHDLWVSLCRVADSPRAGVFRSMIQEDTGADDQLLDTLLAEETGRPTTATSTGTGTPDRPDLSREEWDAFTAPAPPATRDFALRETTLGLAGETADPWAGLSRRFGRIVLADRLREVRALSGFTRVSPDAVLVPADTARRLRWLPAVEVFGEGVFLTLDKSELAAWEADTGVRRRVTGMRADLDRSFQKDRLETLTGPELSPRFVLLHTLAHLLIRQLSFESGYTTASLRERVYARPEQDQYGILVYTAAGDAEGTLGGLVRQGEPPRLAETLLRMTEAAAWCSADPLCAEHTGQGFGNLNRAACHACALLPETSCETGNTLLDRALVVGGERVPGYLESIVTAARAAAADAVEEM, from the coding sequence GTGAGCCGCACACTGCGGGTACGCCAGTCCCAGACGGTGCTGCCCTTCGGGGTCGGAGCCGTCTTCGACATCCAGGGCGAGTCGTTCGTCGCCACCGGAATCGGCGACTGGCCGAGCCGGGGCAGACAGCAGGTCGACTCGCCCCGACTGGCCTCCCGACTCGGGGTGACCGGCTTCTACGCCGCCCCGGCGACGGCCAACGACCGGTTCGACACGCCGGACGCGCCCGGGGCGCCGTACATCCGCTTCCCGTCCTGGCTCTTCTGCGGTGCCTGCCGTCGTATGACCAGGTGGCGCATCGCGGACGAGAAACCCGGCCGGCCGCCACGCTGCCCGTCCTGCTCGCCGGGGCGGGCGCTCGCGCCCATGCGGTTCGTGCAGATCTGCCAGGCCGGACACCTCAGTGACGTCGACTGGTGGTTCTGGGCCCACTCCCGGCAGGACGCGGGCGAGCGTCGCCAATGCGGCGACCGCGAAAAGCTGCGTTTCCTGGTCTCCGAACGCGCCTCCGGCCTTGAGGCGCTTTCCGTGGCCTGCACGGGCAAGGGCTGCGGAGCGGCCCGGGACCTGCTCGACATTCTCGGCACGCACGGCATGCGCTGCTCGGGACGCAACCCCTGGCAGCGGGCGAGCGAGGCCGTGGAGTGCGAGAAGCCGGTGCAGGTGGTGCAGCGCACCGCGGGAAACCTGTACTACCCGATCGTTCACTCGGCGCTCGACATCCCCGAGACCGACGCACCGGCCGTCACCGACGACGCGCTCGCTGCACGAGTGCGCGGACACGACCTGTGGGTGTCGCTGTGCAGAGTCGCCGACTCACCGCGGGCCGGGGTCTTCCGCTCGATGATCCAGGAAGACACCGGCGCCGACGACCAGCTTCTCGACACCCTCCTCGCTGAGGAGACGGGCAGGCCCACCACGGCGACCTCCACCGGGACCGGTACTCCCGACCGGCCCGACCTGAGCCGGGAGGAATGGGATGCCTTCACCGCTCCGGCACCGCCGGCCACCCGCGACTTCGCGCTGCGCGAAACCACGCTCGGTCTCGCCGGTGAGACCGCCGACCCCTGGGCGGGTCTCAGCCGCCGGTTCGGCCGGATCGTCCTCGCTGACCGGCTGCGCGAGGTACGCGCCCTGTCGGGCTTCACCCGGGTGTCCCCGGACGCCGTCCTCGTCCCCGCCGACACCGCACGGCGTCTGAGGTGGCTGCCCGCCGTGGAGGTCTTCGGAGAAGGCGTCTTCCTCACCCTGGACAAAAGCGAACTCGCCGCCTGGGAAGCGGACACCGGGGTCCGGCGCCGGGTGACCGGCATGCGAGCCGACCTCGACCGCTCCTTCCAGAAAGACCGTCTGGAAACCCTGACCGGACCGGAACTGTCCCCGCGATTCGTGCTCCTGCACACCCTCGCGCACCTGCTCATCCGCCAGCTCTCGTTCGAATCGGGATACACAACGGCGAGTCTGCGTGAACGCGTCTACGCACGCCCTGAGCAGGATCAGTACGGCATTCTCGTGTACACGGCCGCCGGAGACGCGGAGGGAACCCTCGGCGGTCTCGTCCGGCAAGGTGAACCGCCCCGGCTCGCCGAGACCCTGCTCCGGATGACGGAGGCCGCGGCCTGGTGCTCGGCCGACCCCCTCTGCGCCGAGCACACCGGCCAGGGCTTCGGCAACCTCAACCGCGCGGCCTGCCACGCCTGCGCGCTGCTCCCCGAAACCAGCTGCGAGACGGGAAACACCCTCCTCGACCGCGCCCTCGTCGTGGGCGGCGAACGGGTGCCCGGCTACCTGGAGTCCATCGTCACGGCGGCCCGCGCAGCCGCCGCAGACGCGGTGGAGGAGATGTGA
- a CDS encoding DNA helicase, which translates to MTITYLDLTQEQRSCLDDLPFDGNHLISGPPGSGKSLLAAQRAVMLALTGTPVVLLTYSNLLHQSLAGAVHALGPVDRSVRVRTVHAWLTEWYGEKPPGGPDGWFDWPDLYERAAATDPPPGLALVVDEGQDLPPEFYRLCRLLGTRTTVYADECQRLTDTNSTLAEIAERLGHCARHELDGNHRNTRQIASFAAHFHTGAGLPPIPERGGPPARLHRLPQRGAAELVMLLAKQHPQHTIGVIAHSKHTQFSLLGTLQNMAPRLKPQLYTSDAWKGGRYHRLDLGRPGVVLVHRKSAKGLGFDTVVIPDTHTDAATDPTAAALRMEYYVMATRARHELHLAYEGASEPPLLAQVGPSELLRG; encoded by the coding sequence GTGACCATCACCTATCTCGACCTCACCCAGGAGCAGCGCTCCTGCCTCGACGATCTGCCCTTCGACGGCAACCACCTCATCAGCGGTCCGCCGGGAAGCGGCAAGAGCCTCCTGGCGGCCCAGCGAGCCGTCATGCTCGCCCTGACGGGAACGCCGGTGGTCCTGCTGACCTACTCCAACCTCCTGCACCAGTCGCTGGCCGGAGCCGTCCACGCCCTGGGCCCCGTGGACCGCAGCGTGCGGGTGCGGACCGTGCACGCCTGGCTCACCGAGTGGTACGGCGAAAAGCCGCCCGGCGGTCCGGACGGCTGGTTCGACTGGCCCGACCTGTACGAGCGGGCCGCGGCGACCGACCCACCGCCCGGACTCGCCCTGGTAGTGGACGAAGGCCAGGACCTGCCGCCGGAGTTCTACCGTCTCTGCCGACTGCTGGGAACCCGCACGACGGTATACGCGGACGAGTGCCAGCGTCTGACCGACACCAACTCCACACTCGCCGAGATCGCCGAGCGCCTGGGCCACTGCGCGCGCCACGAACTCGACGGCAACCACCGCAACACCCGGCAGATCGCCTCCTTCGCGGCCCACTTCCACACCGGAGCCGGCCTGCCTCCGATCCCCGAACGGGGCGGCCCGCCTGCGCGGCTGCACCGCCTCCCCCAGCGTGGTGCCGCCGAGTTGGTGATGCTGCTGGCCAAGCAGCATCCGCAGCACACCATCGGTGTGATAGCCCACTCCAAACACACGCAGTTCTCCTTGCTCGGCACCCTGCAGAACATGGCGCCCAGACTCAAACCGCAGCTCTACACCTCCGACGCCTGGAAGGGAGGCCGCTACCACCGCCTGGACCTTGGCCGTCCCGGTGTCGTCCTGGTCCATCGAAAGAGCGCCAAAGGACTCGGCTTCGACACCGTCGTCATCCCCGACACGCACACCGACGCCGCCACCGATCCCACCGCGGCCGCGCTGCGCATGGAGTACTACGTCATGGCCACGCGAGCCCGACACGAGCTGCATCTCGCCTACGAAGGGGCATCCGAGCCGCCGTTGTTGGCGCAGGTAGGGCCAAGCGAATTGCTACGTGGCTGA
- a CDS encoding IS701 family transposase, which yields MITEQAAETWDRDLDHLFTAIGRHFGRVEPRRHMRDYVRALLAPVARKNSWQLAEHAGHATPDGLQHLLSRARWNPDDIRDDLQTYVAEHLGRPDGVLIIDDTGFLKKGTTSAGVQRQYSGTAGRTENCQIGVFAAYTTTAGRALVDRELYLPKSWTDDRDRCRAAKVPDEREFATKNTLAATIVRRALASPLPVAWVTADAAYGQDNRFRRMLETSGVGYVLAVPKSQFSLAGPRIDKAFEQAPDQAWERRSCGAGAKGQREYDWAAVQLRPVSEYDHQDGVLIRRRWALARRSLSRPDEIAYYLGYAPLDVGVDELVRVAGARWAIEECFQAAKNECGLDEYEVRRYVGWYRHITLAMLAHTFLVAMSARAAEKGDPLVRMPWSSSSPWQKCDDSWQLTHPETFTPSLTC from the coding sequence GTGATCACCGAACAGGCAGCCGAGACCTGGGACCGCGACCTGGACCACCTCTTCACCGCCATCGGGCGCCACTTCGGCCGTGTCGAACCACGCCGCCACATGCGGGACTACGTGCGCGCACTGCTCGCCCCGGTGGCCCGAAAAAACAGCTGGCAACTTGCCGAACACGCTGGCCACGCCACCCCAGACGGACTGCAGCACCTGCTCTCCCGAGCCCGCTGGAACCCCGACGACATCCGCGACGACCTGCAGACCTACGTCGCCGAACACCTCGGCCGCCCCGACGGTGTACTGATCATCGACGACACCGGGTTCCTGAAGAAGGGCACTACATCCGCCGGAGTCCAAAGGCAGTACTCCGGCACCGCCGGCCGCACCGAGAACTGCCAGATCGGCGTCTTCGCCGCCTACACCACCACAGCCGGCCGCGCCCTGGTGGACCGGGAGCTCTACCTGCCCAAGTCCTGGACGGACGACCGTGACCGCTGCCGCGCCGCCAAGGTCCCCGACGAGCGGGAGTTCGCCACCAAGAACACCCTCGCGGCGACGATCGTCCGCAGGGCGCTGGCCTCGCCGCTGCCGGTCGCCTGGGTCACGGCGGACGCCGCCTACGGACAGGACAACCGCTTCCGCCGGATGCTGGAAACATCCGGCGTCGGCTACGTCCTCGCCGTCCCCAAGTCCCAGTTCTCCCTGGCCGGCCCACGCATCGACAAGGCCTTCGAGCAGGCCCCCGACCAGGCATGGGAACGCCGTTCCTGCGGCGCGGGCGCGAAGGGACAGCGCGAATACGACTGGGCAGCCGTCCAGTTGCGCCCAGTGTCCGAGTACGACCACCAGGACGGCGTGTTGATCCGTCGACGGTGGGCGCTGGCACGGCGCAGCTTGAGTCGGCCGGACGAAATCGCCTACTACCTCGGCTACGCACCGCTGGATGTCGGTGTGGACGAACTGGTGCGCGTCGCCGGCGCCCGGTGGGCGATCGAAGAGTGTTTCCAGGCAGCGAAGAACGAGTGCGGCCTGGACGAGTACGAAGTCCGCCGCTACGTCGGCTGGTACCGGCACATCACCCTGGCCATGCTCGCCCACACCTTCCTCGTTGCGATGAGCGCGCGAGCAGCCGAAAAAGGGGATCCACTGGTGAGGATGCCGTGGTCATCGAGCTCACCGTGGCAGAAGTGCGACGACTCCTGGCAGCTCACACACCCCGAGACCTTCACACCCTCACTCACGTGTTGA
- a CDS encoding ParA family protein, with protein sequence MVERYPFDDIAEYIRTKRAEFGAIVVDAGGSSAKLFHEAVTEANLLLVPVAPTKIERRKLVATFDEAERAATRNEHGVTAHVVMVKADDRTSLPSRAKDQLLDPAQGEGIGPDRNEAFPLAETTIHSWVHYMEAFGEIPTELSEYAELMKELAA encoded by the coding sequence GTGGTCGAGCGGTACCCGTTCGACGACATCGCCGAGTACATCCGTACCAAGCGCGCCGAGTTCGGCGCGATCGTGGTCGATGCCGGCGGCAGCAGCGCCAAGTTGTTCCACGAGGCCGTCACCGAGGCGAACCTGCTGCTCGTGCCGGTCGCCCCCACCAAGATCGAGCGCCGCAAGCTCGTGGCCACCTTCGACGAGGCCGAGCGCGCCGCCACCCGCAATGAGCACGGCGTCACCGCCCACGTCGTGATGGTCAAAGCCGACGACCGCACCAGCCTGCCCAGCCGGGCAAAGGACCAGCTCCTCGACCCCGCCCAGGGCGAGGGCATCGGCCCGGACCGCAACGAGGCGTTCCCGCTCGCCGAGACCACCATCCACTCCTGGGTGCACTACATGGAGGCCTTCGGCGAGATCCCGACCGAACTGAGCGAGTATGCCGAGTTGATGAAGGAGCTTGCGGCATGA
- a CDS encoding IS982 family transposase, with the protein MTNNLDALLTALYVKIDDEIGGTRWLGRPPRLTDSELVCLAVAQALLGFTSESRWLRFVDSRLGGMFPYVPRQPGWNKRLRAALPLVKKAIRLLAVDTDFWFDNHWIVDSTPVECGRSRPTVKRSDMAGWAGYGYCASHSRFFWGLRLFLVCTPTGMPILWALATPKLDEREVLTAMLDREPETVTNRPGLLVISDKGFASREFEADLALRGAELLRPSFKREKKRKGESLLKSVRQLIESVNDTLKGQLDLEQHGGRTFEGVAVRVAQRVLAMAAAIWHNHKTGQPVLRSLIAYDH; encoded by the coding sequence GTGACGAACAACCTGGACGCCCTGCTGACCGCACTGTACGTGAAGATCGACGACGAGATCGGGGGTACCCGGTGGCTGGGCCGGCCGCCGCGGCTGACGGATTCCGAGCTTGTCTGCCTCGCTGTCGCGCAGGCGTTGCTGGGCTTCACCTCGGAGTCGCGGTGGCTGCGGTTCGTGGACTCCCGCCTGGGCGGGATGTTCCCGTACGTGCCCAGGCAGCCGGGCTGGAACAAGCGGCTGCGGGCTGCGTTGCCGTTGGTCAAGAAGGCGATACGGCTGCTGGCCGTCGATACGGACTTCTGGTTCGACAACCACTGGATCGTCGACTCGACGCCGGTGGAGTGCGGTCGCTCGCGTCCGACGGTGAAGCGGTCGGACATGGCCGGCTGGGCCGGATACGGGTACTGCGCCAGTCACAGCCGGTTCTTCTGGGGCCTGCGCCTGTTCCTGGTGTGCACCCCGACCGGGATGCCGATCCTGTGGGCTCTGGCGACCCCGAAGTTGGATGAGCGCGAGGTACTGACCGCGATGCTCGACCGCGAACCCGAGACGGTCACGAACCGGCCGGGGCTGCTGGTGATCTCCGACAAGGGTTTCGCTTCCAGGGAGTTCGAGGCCGATCTGGCCCTGAGGGGCGCTGAGTTGCTGCGGCCGTCGTTCAAGCGCGAGAAGAAACGCAAGGGCGAGTCCCTGCTGAAGTCGGTGCGGCAGTTGATCGAGTCGGTCAACGACACCCTCAAGGGCCAGCTCGACCTGGAACAGCACGGCGGCCGGACCTTCGAAGGCGTCGCCGTCCGCGTCGCCCAGCGCGTCCTCGCGATGGCTGCTGCGATCTGGCACAACCACAAGACCGGCCAGCCGGTCCTACGATCCCTCATCGCCTACGACCACTGA
- a CDS encoding helix-turn-helix domain-containing protein — protein sequence MTASGLSYGTLLNRLREAGTVMRTSWQTRRMRADPAARRRLAAHLRALYEQHGATLTELASAAGETRTVARGLLIEAGGTVRTTQQTRRIHTAARAVKRQKLALSLRARYEAGATVPALAEECNYSTAMVYRLLRQAGTPMRPQHRHGPAAQTWKRP from the coding sequence ATGACTGCCAGCGGCCTGTCGTACGGCACGCTCCTCAACCGGCTACGCGAGGCCGGGACCGTGATGCGCACCTCGTGGCAGACCCGCCGGATGCGAGCGGACCCCGCAGCGCGCCGTCGTCTCGCAGCCCACCTGCGCGCCCTCTACGAGCAGCACGGCGCGACCCTCACCGAACTTGCCTCAGCCGCAGGAGAGACGAGGACCGTAGCGCGAGGCCTGCTCATCGAGGCTGGCGGCACCGTGCGCACCACCCAGCAGACGAGGCGGATCCACACTGCGGCGCGCGCCGTCAAGCGGCAGAAGCTCGCGCTGTCTCTGCGGGCACGGTACGAGGCCGGTGCCACCGTGCCCGCGCTCGCCGAGGAGTGCAACTACTCGACTGCGATGGTCTACCGGCTCCTGCGTCAGGCAGGCACCCCCATGAGGCCCCAGCACCGGCATGGCCCGGCAGCACAGACCTGGAAGCGGCCATGA
- a CDS encoding transcriptional regulator encodes MASLSLRDGSTVAHSTHHTDSHRRLLHPHERLGLHRLPWSAADLILLEDLTGRYAASSYSRLSSDRRTLVLREDRQGAAEHGHRVTAAIACHVARAGGSVDELAQLLLYPEHEGGQHARHIAVRSGQSRALDYIRRVWASASDAVSDTRVLESRHHAHEVLAALRDRIETTPWRGERGRTALRVLRAHLDFAEIAGGPLHQASERQTAEEAGISRTTLRVVYETVLKPRGWLRRLRVGHGREGSTWYLDDGRTARDGIPAPRSHFRTTQYPPDPALEDWPTPETDLSADIDSSVIGRLMGHVAFAHHGLGSAALLIIGALHARPAQTVGELVGSSSVSRATAYRTLRRLADLGLVHHNGETWALAPGALEGYGSSTPASVDAEGAEPAQGWDSVAQRHETTGVAARRKALHATERAAYRKVLERLSEHRSKAVVIVREGWQVLVPAPRPDEVTSALQAKDGCVLDPVTGQPAPDWRIATDGRLILITPADQRSYDDLAAAHAEALSKWESAA; translated from the coding sequence GTGGCGTCTCTGTCCTTGCGGGACGGCTCCACAGTGGCACACAGCACCCACCACACCGACTCACACCGACGGCTTCTTCACCCGCACGAGCGACTGGGCCTTCACCGGCTGCCCTGGTCTGCGGCTGACCTGATCCTGCTCGAGGACCTCACCGGCCGCTATGCGGCGAGCAGCTACAGCAGGCTCAGCTCCGATCGCCGGACCCTTGTCCTGCGCGAGGACCGCCAGGGTGCGGCCGAGCACGGTCACCGAGTCACCGCGGCCATTGCCTGCCACGTGGCCCGCGCCGGCGGAAGCGTGGACGAGTTGGCGCAGTTGCTGCTGTACCCCGAGCACGAGGGTGGCCAGCACGCACGGCACATCGCGGTCCGCTCGGGTCAGTCGCGGGCTCTGGACTACATACGCCGGGTGTGGGCCAGCGCCTCAGATGCCGTCAGCGACACGAGAGTGCTGGAGTCTCGCCACCATGCGCACGAGGTCCTCGCCGCGCTGCGCGACAGGATCGAGACGACGCCCTGGCGCGGGGAACGGGGCCGGACCGCGCTGCGGGTACTCCGGGCCCATCTTGACTTCGCCGAGATCGCGGGCGGCCCTCTGCACCAGGCCAGCGAGCGGCAGACCGCGGAGGAGGCAGGAATCTCGCGGACGACCCTCCGGGTCGTCTATGAGACCGTCCTCAAACCGCGAGGCTGGCTCCGACGCCTGCGAGTAGGACATGGCCGCGAGGGTTCGACCTGGTACCTCGACGACGGCAGGACCGCCCGCGACGGCATTCCCGCTCCGCGGTCTCATTTCCGGACCACTCAGTACCCCCCCGACCCGGCACTTGAGGACTGGCCCACCCCTGAGACAGATCTGTCGGCCGACATCGACTCCAGCGTCATCGGCCGTCTGATGGGCCACGTTGCCTTCGCCCACCACGGTCTGGGCAGCGCCGCACTCTTGATCATCGGCGCGCTGCATGCCCGCCCCGCGCAGACGGTCGGTGAACTTGTCGGTTCGTCCTCAGTCTCCCGCGCCACGGCCTACCGCACTTTGCGACGCCTGGCCGACCTCGGCCTCGTCCACCACAACGGTGAGACCTGGGCCCTCGCACCCGGCGCCTTGGAGGGCTACGGGAGCAGCACTCCGGCGTCTGTGGACGCCGAGGGTGCCGAGCCGGCGCAGGGGTGGGATTCCGTTGCGCAGCGGCATGAAACCACGGGCGTCGCGGCCCGGCGTAAGGCGCTTCACGCTACGGAGCGCGCGGCGTATCGCAAGGTGCTGGAGCGGCTGTCGGAGCACCGCAGCAAGGCTGTGGTGATCGTCCGCGAAGGGTGGCAGGTCCTTGTCCCCGCACCCCGACCCGATGAGGTCACATCCGCCTTGCAAGCCAAGGACGGATGCGTCCTGGATCCGGTCACCGGACAGCCCGCTCCGGACTGGCGGATCGCGACCGACGGCCGCCTGATCCTCATCACGCCTGCCGACCAGCGCAGTTACGACGACCTGGCCGCCGCACATGCCGAAGCCCTCAGCAAATGGGAGTCCGCAGCATGA